Proteins encoded together in one Thamnophis elegans isolate rThaEle1 chromosome 10, rThaEle1.pri, whole genome shotgun sequence window:
- the POLR2D gene encoding DNA-directed RNA polymerase II subunit RPB4: MAVGGTDIRAVDVEEDASQLVFPKEFETAETLLNSEVHMLLEHRKQQNESVEDEQELSELFMKTLNYTGRFSRFKNRETIASVRSLLLQKKLHKFELACLANLGPETAEEAKALIPSLEGRFEDEELQQILDDIQTKRSFQY, translated from the exons ATGGCGGTAGGAGGTACTGACATTCGCGCCGTAGATGTGGAAGAGGATGCATCTCAGCTTGTTTTTCCcaagg AATTTGAAACTGCTGAAACACTTCTAAATTCAGAAGTGCACATGCTTCTGGAACATCGGAAACAGCAGAATGAGAGTGTAGAAGATGAGCAAGAACTTTCTGAACTGTTTATGAAAACTTTGAATTATACAGGACGCTTCAGCCGCTTCAAAAACCGGGAGACAATTGCTAGTGTCCGCAG cttaTTGCTCCAGAAGAAACTCCATAAATTTGAACTAGCATGTTTAGCTAATCTGGGTCCTGAAACAGCTGAAGAGGCCAAAGCTTTAATTCCCAG CTTAGAGGGTCGGTTTGAAGATGAAGAGTTGCAGCAAATTCTTGATGACATACAGACCAAACGAAGctttcaatattaa